Proteins encoded together in one Asterias rubens chromosome 4, eAstRub1.3, whole genome shotgun sequence window:
- the LOC117288907 gene encoding uncharacterized protein LOC117288907: MGNWTEELPQMKEYEVNRCVKPHDFGTVTEYKLHHFADASELAYGAVSYLVMKNTEGQLHSSIVMAKSHLAPVKMMTIPRLELCAATLAAKLDVMLRRELDLPISDSIFWRDSTIVLQYIRNEDGRFHTFVANRVAKIHNVTEPAQWHHVDTSSNPADELSRGMTASEIKKSSRWPEGPKFILMAEEDWPKEPKVMEPLKQSDPELKKPKEIAQTYAVELEENSATAKLIKQYSSWHKLKKAVSWVLRVRSYLRNKDKYKENNMKKPLTVDELDKAEQAVIRYVLGQSYLDAR, translated from the coding sequence ATGGGAAATTGGACAGAGGAGTTACCTCAAATGAAGGAATATGAGGTAAATAGATGTGTAAAGCCACACGACTTCGGAACAGTGACAGAATACAAGCTGCACCACTTCGCAGATGCCTCAGAATTGGCTTACGGGGCGGTGTCATACCTTGTCATGAAAAACACTGAAGGTCAATTACATAGCAGCATTGTAATGGCAAAGTCACATCTTGCACCAGTAAAAATGATGACAATCCCTCGACTCGAGCTGTGTGCTGCAACGTTAGCAGCTAAACTAGATGTCATGCTGAGGCGTGAGTTGGATCTACCCATAAGTGATTCAATATTCTGGAGAGACAGCACGATTGTGCTTCAGTACATAAGAAATGAAGATGGAAGATTTCATACCTTTGTGGCTAACAGGGTAGCCAAAATCCACAATGTAACCGAACCAGCTCAGTGGCACCATGTAGACACAAGTTCAAACCCAGCCGATGAACTATCAAGAGGAATGACAGCCAGTGAGATAAAGAAAAGTTCGAGATGGCCGGAAGGGCCAAAGTTCATCTTGATGGCTGAAGAAGATTGGCCTAAAGAACCAAAAGTAATGGAGCCCCTGAAACAAAGTGATCCAGAGCTGAAGAAACCGAAGGAGATTGCACAGACATATGCTGTAGAGTTGGAAGAAAATAGTGCCACAGCCAAGCTGATCAAGCAATATTCATCATGGCATAAGCTAAAGAAAGCCGTATCATGGGTTTTGCGTGTGAGGAGCTATCTTCGGAACAAAGACAAGTATAAGGAAAACAACATGAAGAAACCACTAACAGTAGACGAACTCGACAAAGCAGAACAAGCAGTAATAAGATATGTGCTAGGGCAATCCTACCTAGATGCCAGATGA
- the LOC117288909 gene encoding uncharacterized protein LOC117288909: protein MQAQLKHPVILPQNHHIVVLLVRHFHAMSGHSGREHVMSLMRERYWVIGGRTAVRQVLRDCFVCKRLSASPNIQKMADLPKDRVTPEKPPFSHVGVDCFGPFLVKQGRSQVKRYGCIFTCLVLRAVHIEVIHSLETDSFINALQRFIARRGQPELIRSDNGTNFVGAERELREGINRWNKQKIEEYLLQKGISWKFNPPAASHMGGSWERQIRTTRKILNTVLKQQVLYDESLSTMMCMVESVINGRPLTVVSDDVRDPEPLTPNHLLLLRPSNAFPADMFDECDLYSRKRWRQVQYLADLFWRRWIREYLPTLQQRRKWNEPTRNIRAGDIVLIVEDLPRNQWTMGRVVETYPGDDNLVRTAKVKTKSSTLVRPIHKLCLLESVEGLESTK from the coding sequence ATGCAGGCCCAACTGAAGCATCCTGTAATCCTACCACAAAATCATCACATTGTGGTACTGCTGGTGAGACATTTCCATGCCATGTCAGGTCACTCAGGAAGAGAACATGTTATGTCATTGATGAGAGAGCGATACTGGGTGATTGGAGGAAGAACAGCAGTGCGCCAGGTGTTGCGAGATTGTTTCGTTTGCAAGCGTCTGTCTGCTTCTCCTAACATACAGAAAATGGCTGATCTACCAAAGGACAGGGTGACCCCTGAAAAGCCGCCGTTCAGTCACGTGGGAGTGGATTGTTTTGGCCCATTTTTGGTCAAGCAAGGCCGAAGTCAAGTCAAAAGATACGGGTGTATCTTCACCTGCTTAGTGTTGAGAGCAGTTCACATTGAAGTGATCCATTCGCTGGAGACCGACTCCTTCATTAACGCTCTGCAGAGATTTATCGCAAGACGAGGACAACCAGAACTTATCAGAAGTGACAACGGCACAAATTTTGTTGGTGCTGAGCGCGAGCTGAGGGAAGGAATCAATCGTTGGAACAAACAGAAGATTGAGGAATATCTACTGCAGAAGGGGATTAGCTGGAAATTCAATCCACCGGCAGCATCACACATGGGAGGATCATGGGAGAGACAGATAAGAACAACAAGAAAGATTTTGAACACAGTTTTGAAACAACAAGTGCTCTATGATGAAAGTCTTTCAACTATGATGTGTATGGTTGAATCTGTGATCAACGGTCGTCCACTTACTGTAGTTTCAGATGATGTGAGGGATCCAGAACCCTTGACTCCAAATCATCTTCTTCTGTTGCGTCCGAGCAATGCTTTCCCCGCGGACATGTTTGACGAGTGTGATCTATATAGTCGTAAACGATGGAGACAAGTCCAATATTTGGCTGACCTATTTTGGCGCAGATGGATCAGGGAATATCTACCCACCCTGCAGCAACGTCGAAAGTGGAATGAGCCAACAAGGAACATCAGAGCAGGAGATATCGTGTTGATTGTTGAAGACCTCCCCAGGAACCAGTGGACCATGGGAAGAGTCGTGGAAACCTATCCGGGTGATGACAACTTAGTCAGGACTGCTAAGGTGAAGACTAAGTCATCAACACTTGTTAGACCAATTCACAAGTTGTGTCTGCTGGAGTCAGTGGAAGGTCTAGAGAGCACCAAATAG
- the LOC117288911 gene encoding uncharacterized protein LOC117288911 has product MADVAMACAKHQLNVYHHIFTDKLYTSVSLARSLLAKQTYLTGAIKGNSKGLPSDFSTKPSSLNRLKLKRLQKAPRGTFYTRQNGQVTAVAWKDSRVMTLLSSAHQGWRNPVTHTLRRRCPDPSTGRRKMKTVAAPPQAVDYTKCMGGVDRGDQLRSYHTCTRKSQFWWCNILYFLVDVARVNVWFCYKHHNPAGAYSDGSDSSDSDNIREEVENKMTHSQSTPAIATSLVDGHARGVTARRSSSAQPVPAHNIRGHFSDKTPGRHAHYCKYCRQKNNVTKSDKPKTTRRGCPVCGVNLCPGQCFIKYHQASEDTTTTTE; this is encoded by the coding sequence ATGGCAGACGTAGCAATGGCCTGTGCAAAACATCAGCTGAACGTGTACCACCACATCTTCACCGACAAGCTCTATACCTCAGTCAGCCTTGCAAGGTCATTGCTTGCCAAGCAAACCTATCTCACAGGGGCTATAAAAGGAAACAGCAAAGGTCTGCCTTCCGATTTTTCAACAAAGCCTTCCAGCCTGAACCGCTTGAAGTTGAAGCGCCTACAAAAAGCTCCGAGGGGTACCTTCTACACCAGACAGAATGGCCAGGTGACAGCCGTCGCTTGGAAAGACAGCCGAGTGATGACCCTCCTCTCATCAGCGCACCAAGGCTGGAGAAATCCTGTGACCCACACCCTCAGACGTAGGTGTCCGGACCCGTCTACCGGCCGCCGCAAAATGAAGACCGTTGCAGCTCCTCCTCAGGCGGTGGACTACACCAAGTGTATGGGAGGAGTCGATCGTGGTGACCAGCTGCGATCTTACCATACTTGCACCCGGAAATCGCAGTTCTGGTGGTGTAACATCCTGTACTTCTTGGTTGATGTTGCCAGAGTCAACGTGTGGTTTTGCTATAAGCACCACAATCCAGCCGGAGCCTACAGTGATGGCAGCGATAGCAGTGATAGTGACAACATCAGGGAGGAGGTGGAGAACAAGATGACCCACTCCCAGTCCACTCCGGCCATCGCTACCAGTCTTGTTGACGGACATGCTAGAGGGGTGACTGCAAGACGATCGTCAAGCGCACAACCGGTCCCGGCACACAACATCAGGGGGCACTTCTCGGACAAGACGCCAGGAAGACACGCTCACTACTGCAAGTACTGTCGTCAAAAAAACAACGTGACGAAGTCCGATAAGCCCAAGACGACCAGACGAGGCTGCCCAGTGTGTGGAGTAAACCTGTGCCCAGGGCAGTGCTTCATCAAATACCACCAGGCTAGCGAAGACACCACCACTACTACTGAGTAG